One Paenibacillus riograndensis SBR5 DNA segment encodes these proteins:
- a CDS encoding ABC transporter substrate-binding protein: protein MFKAKRNLFIIVPLLALLVSGCGTPDSEEKAASTTGEKTNEVVTIKLSNWYAKKMDNWDVVIEEFEKQHPNIKVEFASAEDNNSNEFYKKLDLAVAGGDDLDVIMFSNMTYLSQRAELGMIEPLDDFLAKDGINFADEYNADTKIDGKVYGLPGKSSQGLVFINENHLKEAGLELPKDWTWDQYMEYAKAMTTTDGGKTRYGTYFHSWIQYGYLVQNFGQSVNANLTTDDGKTANIDNPYIRKSLELRLQGETEGSATPYSEVVSQKLNYRPQYFNQDTSMIVTGSFLIPEAGGTDTIPASFKTVFAPLPKLNAGDPMSSNVSGDVLTVYSKSKHKDEAYTFIRWFSTEGIVLQGKNIPSWKKANLNDVIDRIIAGSKNPEMIDKESLLYVLENTTPTPTAVAVPYHAELEKVFLEEFDKMMLSNHDIEATIQNSQAKIQKIIDSKS from the coding sequence ATGTTTAAGGCTAAACGGAATTTATTCATCATTGTACCGCTGTTAGCATTGCTGGTTAGCGGGTGCGGAACGCCTGATTCGGAAGAAAAGGCGGCTTCAACTACCGGGGAGAAAACGAATGAAGTGGTGACCATTAAGCTGAGCAACTGGTATGCGAAAAAAATGGATAATTGGGACGTTGTTATTGAGGAATTTGAAAAACAGCATCCGAATATTAAAGTAGAGTTTGCTTCCGCTGAAGATAACAACTCCAACGAGTTTTATAAGAAGCTTGATCTTGCAGTTGCCGGTGGCGATGATTTGGATGTGATCATGTTCAGCAACATGACGTATCTGTCCCAACGGGCGGAGCTTGGGATGATCGAACCGCTGGATGATTTTTTGGCGAAGGACGGAATTAATTTTGCCGATGAATATAATGCCGATACTAAAATCGATGGTAAGGTATATGGATTGCCCGGCAAATCCTCCCAGGGTCTTGTTTTTATCAATGAAAATCATTTGAAGGAAGCCGGACTGGAGCTGCCTAAAGACTGGACCTGGGATCAGTATATGGAGTATGCCAAAGCAATGACTACAACGGATGGCGGAAAAACCCGGTACGGCACCTATTTTCACAGCTGGATTCAATATGGTTATCTTGTGCAGAACTTTGGTCAGTCGGTTAACGCTAATCTGACAACAGATGATGGAAAGACAGCTAATATTGACAATCCTTACATCCGCAAGTCGCTGGAGCTTCGACTTCAGGGAGAAACTGAAGGGTCCGCGACACCGTATTCGGAGGTTGTCAGTCAGAAGCTGAATTACAGACCTCAATATTTCAATCAGGATACAAGCATGATAGTAACCGGCTCATTCCTTATTCCGGAAGCAGGAGGAACCGACACCATTCCGGCAAGCTTTAAGACCGTGTTTGCTCCGCTTCCAAAGCTGAATGCTGGTGATCCGATGTCTTCAAATGTCAGCGGAGATGTATTGACCGTATACAGCAAGTCTAAACATAAAGATGAGGCGTACACCTTTATCCGTTGGTTTTCTACCGAAGGGATCGTTCTGCAGGGGAAAAATATCCCGTCCTGGAAAAAAGCCAATCTGAATGATGTGATCGACCGGATCATTGCAGGCAGCAAGAATCCTGAAATGATTGATAAAGAATCCCTGCTGTATGTTCTGGAGAATACCACACCTACTCCTACAGCCGTAGCTGTACCTTATCACGCTGAGCTTGAGAAGGTATTCTTGGAGGAGTTTGATAAAATGATGCTTTCAAACCATGATATCGAAGCCACTATTCAGAATTCACAAGCAAAGATTCAGAAGATCATTGATTCTAAATCCTGA
- a CDS encoding carbohydrate ABC transporter permease — protein sequence MRSIKLSRVIVTLFMGFAGILFIMPFLWMLSASFKPELEVMTYPIRWIPTKWNIVENYKQVWAGAVPFTLYYWNSIKVTLMSTALSLIISAMAAYGFSKIIFKGRDVLFLLVLATFMIPTQAILVPQFIMYRWLGLFDSHIGLVLLAASGVLGTFLLRQFFLGIHDEIIESARIDAAGHWTIFSRIALPLVQPALATYMILRFIWTWNDYQNPLVFLRSDSLFTLQLGIRKFADFSGEFYSLMMAGAVSAILPLLIIFIIGQKQVIEGVAMGSVKG from the coding sequence ATGCGCTCGATCAAGCTTAGCCGCGTTATTGTTACACTGTTCATGGGATTTGCAGGGATACTGTTTATTATGCCTTTCTTATGGATGCTCTCGGCCTCCTTTAAGCCCGAGCTTGAGGTTATGACGTATCCCATCCGGTGGATTCCGACGAAATGGAATATTGTTGAGAATTATAAGCAGGTATGGGCGGGAGCCGTACCGTTCACACTTTATTATTGGAATAGTATAAAGGTAACCTTGATGTCGACAGCGTTATCTTTGATAATTTCCGCTATGGCCGCCTACGGATTCTCAAAAATCATCTTTAAAGGACGGGATGTTCTATTCCTTCTTGTATTGGCAACCTTTATGATTCCAACGCAAGCCATTCTTGTTCCGCAATTTATTATGTACCGCTGGCTTGGACTGTTTGACAGTCATATCGGGCTTGTGCTGCTTGCCGCTTCAGGTGTACTGGGAACCTTCTTGCTCAGGCAGTTTTTCCTGGGAATCCATGATGAAATTATTGAATCAGCCCGGATTGATGCAGCGGGCCATTGGACAATCTTTAGCCGGATTGCCTTGCCTTTGGTGCAGCCTGCCCTTGCAACTTATATGATTCTCCGCTTTATATGGACCTGGAATGATTACCAGAACCCGCTGGTTTTTCTTCGCTCCGATTCTTTGTTTACCTTGCAGCTCGGGATCCGGAAGTTCGCTGATTTCAGCGGTGAATTCTACTCCTTAATGATGGCAGGTGCTGTTTCCGCCATTCTTCCTCTATTAATCATCTTTATTATTGGCCAGAAACAGGTGATTGAAGGAGTTGCTATGGGAAGTGTCAAAGGCTAG
- the uidA gene encoding beta-glucuronidase yields the protein MLYPIMTETRGLYDLNGVWKFKLDQGLGFEEKWYESNLRDTIAMAVPSAYNDLGVNPQIRNHIGWVWYERELTLPRNAMNERLVLRFGSATHAAKVFINGSLVMEHSGGFLPFEAVINDFIHTGTNRLTVAVNNVVDYTTLPVGLYTEIEVPGGKKKLKNQPNFDFFNFAGLQRPVKIYSTPQIFVQDVTIVTDYSGENGIVRYSVDISAEADILVTVLDEEGNAVSSGTGRSGTLDIPCVRLWQPLNSYLYTLKIELLQSGQMIDVYKQPFGVRTVEVKDGQFLINNKPFYFKGYGKHEDTPFHGRGLDEAANIMDFNLMKWTGANSFRTAHYPYAEEVMRLADREGFVVIDETPAVGLDLNFLVMLSGISQKETWKEVQTFEHHQQVIRELIHRDKNHPCVVMWNVANEPASYEDGAYEYFKPLIEQMREEDPQHRPVTLVTHIEASPANDKISELIDVLAFNRYYGWYVDGGDLESAKGKLRLELENWIKRCPGKPMMMTEYGTDTVAGLHDVEPIMFTEEYQVAFYKANHEIFDEFPDFVGEQVWNFADFATSQGIIRVQGNKKGIFTRDRKPKAAAHELRKRWTAIPDFGYKKKQ from the coding sequence GTGCTTTATCCAATAATGACTGAAACCCGCGGTTTATATGATCTTAACGGGGTGTGGAAATTCAAGCTGGATCAAGGTTTAGGATTTGAAGAGAAATGGTATGAATCTAATCTGAGAGATACGATTGCCATGGCGGTTCCTTCTGCCTATAATGATCTTGGCGTTAATCCGCAGATCCGCAATCATATCGGCTGGGTGTGGTACGAGCGGGAGCTGACTCTTCCACGGAATGCCATGAATGAACGTCTTGTACTTCGATTCGGATCGGCAACACATGCAGCAAAGGTATTCATTAACGGAAGCTTGGTGATGGAGCATTCCGGCGGCTTTCTTCCATTTGAAGCTGTGATTAATGACTTTATTCACACTGGAACGAACCGATTGACGGTTGCCGTCAATAATGTTGTGGATTACACGACATTGCCTGTAGGTCTTTACACAGAGATTGAAGTTCCCGGAGGGAAGAAAAAGCTGAAAAATCAGCCGAACTTCGATTTCTTTAACTTTGCAGGTCTGCAGCGGCCGGTGAAAATCTACTCAACGCCCCAAATCTTCGTTCAGGACGTTACTATCGTAACCGATTACAGCGGAGAGAATGGCATAGTCCGTTACAGCGTGGACATTAGCGCAGAAGCTGATATTCTGGTCACTGTACTGGATGAAGAGGGGAACGCTGTCTCTTCAGGTACAGGAAGATCCGGCACACTCGATATTCCCTGCGTCAGACTATGGCAGCCTTTGAACTCTTACTTGTATACCTTGAAGATTGAACTTCTGCAGTCTGGTCAAATGATAGATGTCTACAAGCAGCCGTTTGGCGTGCGGACGGTCGAAGTGAAGGACGGCCAATTCCTGATCAACAACAAACCGTTTTACTTCAAGGGCTACGGCAAACATGAAGATACTCCTTTTCATGGCAGAGGCCTGGATGAAGCAGCGAACATCATGGATTTCAATCTGATGAAATGGACCGGAGCGAACTCCTTCCGTACTGCGCATTATCCCTATGCAGAAGAAGTGATGCGTCTTGCGGACCGTGAAGGCTTTGTTGTCATCGATGAAACTCCGGCTGTAGGTCTGGATCTCAATTTTCTGGTGATGTTGTCGGGCATATCCCAAAAAGAAACCTGGAAAGAAGTACAAACCTTCGAACATCACCAGCAGGTCATCAGGGAACTTATTCATCGGGATAAGAACCATCCATGTGTAGTGATGTGGAATGTGGCCAATGAACCGGCCTCCTATGAAGATGGAGCTTATGAATACTTCAAGCCGCTGATTGAGCAAATGCGGGAAGAAGACCCGCAGCATCGTCCGGTTACCCTGGTGACACATATTGAGGCTTCACCTGCGAACGATAAAATTTCCGAACTAATCGATGTGCTCGCCTTCAATCGTTATTATGGGTGGTATGTAGATGGTGGAGATCTTGAATCGGCTAAAGGCAAGCTGCGGCTGGAACTTGAAAACTGGATCAAGCGTTGTCCAGGCAAGCCCATGATGATGACCGAATATGGAACAGATACTGTAGCCGGACTTCATGATGTGGAGCCGATTATGTTCACGGAAGAATATCAGGTGGCGTTCTATAAGGCAAATCATGAGATCTTCGACGAGTTTCCTGATTTTGTGGGCGAGCAGGTATGGAATTTCGCAGACTTTGCTACAAGCCAGGGGATTATCCGTGTACAGGGTAACAAAAAAGGAATCTTCACCCGGGACCGCAAGCCCAAAGCGGCGGCTCATGAGCTGCGCAAAAGATGGACGGCTATACCCGATTTTGGGTATAAGAAGAAACAATAA
- a CDS encoding sensor histidine kinase — MKEKYRLNHLSFRQKLILTSIACLVIPTIGMLYITNAYSKLIIREHSLEKATQSLTIVQSQINVILEEMVSVSNFVHFDPEIKTLLEEAKTNPVAARTLTSRLEQVAGETADLRITLLGKDGHAYSDYSFYDFNPRQFIEKSWFSTLERLSPYGTLFLGAEANYLSSSESDKPFVFMTARALREGTATAPYAYLIVSRSEASIRERFASMEEDVYLLDETETILSNRNQALIGSNFNTLLPIDELVFPDIVEFKDENQLLLSLPLKYAKWRLVSVAPYEQLTERLNGINRTGILLQAVFAISFLFALTYLLRRFTRPVHVLGKVARRVESGDMMVRSNIRGTDEMGSLGFSFDKMLDRVQLMLEQVETEQELKRQAEIAMLQAQINPHFLFNVLSSIRLKLLMKQDEENAFIVGSLSSMLRSTFSSHDEFVSVAYELESAKQYMELMRFTMRYPTDSLVNVNMDLLLETLPRFILQPIIENAYKHGFAQGGGRIIISIEKIKSMLQIRVEDNGTGMDEDTLAALMQHIKQKDAEIDTLKIAGTHGSSPFQGIGLINVYQRLKLIYGDRFEMDIESIHGHRTTVQLVLPVKRIGVN, encoded by the coding sequence ATGAAAGAAAAATATAGATTAAACCACTTATCCTTCCGGCAAAAACTAATACTGACGTCTATCGCATGTCTGGTTATACCAACGATCGGAATGCTCTATATTACCAATGCTTATTCCAAGCTCATTATCCGGGAGCATTCATTGGAAAAAGCCACGCAATCTTTAACGATTGTCCAGTCCCAAATCAATGTTATCCTGGAAGAGATGGTGTCGGTCTCGAACTTTGTCCATTTCGATCCGGAGATTAAAACCTTGCTGGAAGAGGCCAAAACAAACCCGGTTGCCGCGAGAACCCTGACCAGCCGGCTTGAGCAGGTGGCTGGCGAGACTGCGGATTTGCGCATCACTCTTCTGGGCAAGGATGGACATGCTTATTCCGATTATTCCTTCTATGACTTTAATCCGCGCCAATTTATTGAGAAAAGCTGGTTTTCAACATTGGAGCGGCTCTCGCCGTACGGGACTTTATTTTTGGGGGCGGAAGCGAATTACCTGTCTTCATCCGAGTCTGACAAACCGTTTGTATTCATGACTGCACGGGCTTTAAGAGAGGGAACGGCGACGGCTCCGTATGCTTACCTTATTGTGAGCCGCAGTGAGGCTTCCATCCGGGAGCGTTTCGCTTCTATGGAGGAAGATGTTTATTTGCTGGATGAAACGGAGACCATTCTTTCTAACCGGAACCAGGCCCTGATTGGTTCAAATTTCAACACTCTTTTGCCTATAGATGAGCTGGTCTTCCCTGACATTGTAGAATTTAAGGATGAGAATCAGCTCCTGCTCTCACTGCCGCTTAAATACGCAAAATGGAGGCTGGTCAGCGTAGCTCCATATGAACAATTGACGGAAAGGTTGAACGGAATCAACCGGACAGGCATCCTACTTCAAGCTGTCTTTGCCATCAGCTTTTTATTTGCTTTAACTTACCTTTTGAGAAGGTTCACCAGGCCTGTGCATGTTCTTGGAAAGGTTGCCCGCCGAGTGGAATCAGGGGATATGATGGTGCGCTCCAACATTCGGGGAACAGATGAAATGGGCAGCTTGGGCTTCTCTTTTGATAAAATGCTTGACCGTGTACAGCTCATGCTTGAACAGGTGGAAACGGAGCAGGAATTAAAACGCCAGGCGGAGATTGCCATGCTGCAGGCTCAGATTAATCCGCATTTTCTGTTTAACGTCCTAAGCTCGATCCGGCTCAAGCTGCTGATGAAGCAGGATGAAGAAAATGCTTTTATTGTCGGTTCCCTATCATCCATGCTGAGATCCACCTTTTCCAGTCATGATGAATTTGTATCCGTCGCTTATGAGCTGGAGTCCGCCAAGCAATACATGGAGCTAATGAGATTTACCATGAGATATCCCACCGACTCATTGGTGAACGTGAACATGGACCTGCTGCTCGAAACCCTTCCCCGATTTATTCTGCAGCCTATTATAGAGAATGCCTATAAGCATGGGTTCGCACAGGGCGGGGGCCGGATTATCATTTCTATCGAGAAGATTAAATCCATGCTTCAGATAAGAGTGGAGGATAACGGAACCGGGATGGATGAGGATACACTGGCTGCGTTAATGCAGCATATTAAACAGAAGGATGCGGAGATAGATACCTTGAAGATTGCCGGGACCCATGGAAGCTCCCCTTTTCAAGGCATCGGATTGATTAACGTCTATCAGCGGTTGAAGCTAATCTATGGGGACCGTTTTGAAATGGACATCGAAAGCATTCATGGGCACCGAACAACCGTACAATTAGTACTGCCTGTTAAACGAATAGGAGTGAATTGA
- a CDS encoding alpha-glucuronidase family glycosyl hydrolase — MSNSVLYHPGDGYLAWQQYRRNRAGANVDQYAVYKHIVVDAQEDVVIRSAVNELSQGLEEITGTKVSVSGNAENNPGIIIGTFGTGTGIDELFNEEVSSAVKAEGYAIQTDSLTGNIAIGAVTSAGILYGVFHLLRIMGTGGSVQHLNIVENPVNQLRMINQWDNMDGSVERGYAGESIFYEANRITGNLQRIQDYARLLASCGINAIAINNVNVHRVESRLLTEFLPDVAKLAAIFRAYAIKLFLSVNYASTMEIGGLLSADPLDSDVREWWKAAASELYAVIPDFGGFLVKADSENRPGPFTYGRDHADGANMLAEALKPHGGIVIWRCFVYNCKQDWRDRTTDRARAAYDHFQPLDGRFMDNVILQVKNGPIDFQVREPVSPLLGAMPQTNQVIEFQIAQEYTGQQRHVCYLVPQWKEILNFDTHLQGEGATVKRIVDGSVHGNAYSGFAAVSNIGNDTNWTGHLLAQANLFGYGRLAWNPEMSAEKIALEWIMLTFGTHELLVQTILDILMNSWEIYESYTAPLGVGFMVNPDHHYGPNVDGYEYSMWGTYHFADCYGIGVDRTTATGTGYTSQYARINMELYESLESCPDELLLFFHHVPYTHVLHSGKTVIQHIYDTHFAGAERASQLAAAWELVKDQVGEQAYRQVADRLAEQAGHAKEWRDRINTYFFRKSGIADQWGRTIY, encoded by the coding sequence ATGAGTAATTCTGTGTTGTATCACCCCGGAGACGGGTATCTGGCCTGGCAGCAGTACCGCCGGAACAGGGCGGGGGCGAATGTTGATCAATATGCGGTGTACAAACATATTGTAGTTGATGCGCAGGAGGATGTTGTTATTCGTTCTGCCGTGAACGAGCTGTCTCAAGGCCTGGAGGAGATCACGGGCACCAAGGTGTCCGTATCAGGTAATGCTGAGAATAATCCCGGTATTATAATAGGAACTTTTGGAACCGGCACCGGTATAGATGAACTGTTCAATGAAGAGGTAAGCAGTGCGGTCAAAGCGGAAGGCTATGCGATTCAAACCGACAGCCTTACCGGCAATATTGCCATCGGAGCAGTCACATCCGCTGGTATATTGTATGGAGTATTTCACCTGCTGCGGATCATGGGAACAGGCGGCTCTGTACAGCATTTAAATATAGTGGAGAATCCCGTCAATCAGCTGCGCATGATTAACCAGTGGGACAATATGGATGGGAGTGTGGAGCGGGGATACGCCGGGGAATCTATTTTTTATGAAGCTAACCGGATCACAGGCAATCTTCAGCGTATCCAGGATTATGCCCGCCTGCTGGCCTCCTGCGGGATCAATGCCATCGCGATCAATAACGTGAATGTCCACCGGGTGGAGAGCCGGCTGTTAACGGAATTCCTGCCGGATGTGGCGAAGTTGGCAGCGATCTTCCGCGCCTATGCAATCAAGCTGTTCCTGAGCGTCAATTATGCCAGCACGATGGAGATCGGCGGCCTGCTATCGGCAGATCCGCTGGATTCAGACGTCCGGGAATGGTGGAAGGCCGCAGCGTCGGAACTATATGCTGTAATCCCTGATTTCGGAGGATTTCTGGTCAAGGCCGATTCGGAGAACCGGCCGGGGCCGTTCACCTATGGAAGAGATCACGCCGACGGCGCCAATATGCTGGCCGAAGCGCTGAAGCCGCATGGCGGGATCGTCATCTGGCGCTGCTTCGTGTATAACTGCAAGCAGGACTGGCGCGACCGAACTACGGACCGGGCGCGGGCGGCCTATGACCATTTCCAGCCGCTGGATGGACGTTTCATGGATAATGTCATCCTGCAGGTGAAGAATGGACCGATTGATTTTCAGGTTAGAGAACCCGTCTCGCCGCTGCTTGGAGCCATGCCGCAGACCAATCAAGTCATTGAATTTCAGATTGCCCAGGAGTATACCGGACAGCAACGCCATGTGTGTTATCTGGTCCCCCAGTGGAAGGAAATTCTAAACTTTGATACCCATCTCCAAGGTGAAGGAGCTACGGTCAAACGCATTGTGGATGGAAGTGTTCACGGCAATGCCTACAGCGGGTTTGCCGCCGTCTCCAATATTGGAAATGACACCAATTGGACGGGCCATCTGCTGGCCCAGGCGAATCTGTTCGGCTACGGCCGTCTGGCCTGGAATCCGGAGATGTCTGCCGAGAAGATTGCTCTGGAATGGATTATGCTCACCTTTGGCACCCATGAGCTGCTGGTTCAGACCATACTGGACATCCTGATGAACTCCTGGGAGATTTATGAATCGTATACAGCCCCGCTGGGCGTCGGGTTCATGGTCAATCCTGACCATCACTACGGCCCTAATGTGGATGGATATGAATATTCAATGTGGGGTACCTATCATTTTGCAGACTGTTATGGGATTGGTGTGGACCGTACCACAGCAACCGGGACCGGGTATACCTCCCAATATGCCCGTATCAACATGGAACTGTACGAGTCGCTTGAGAGCTGTCCGGATGAGCTGCTGCTCTTTTTCCACCATGTCCCGTATACCCATGTGCTCCATTCCGGCAAAACCGTGATTCAGCACATTTATGATACACATTTTGCCGGTGCGGAGCGGGCAAGCCAGCTGGCAGCGGCCTGGGAGCTGGTGAAGGACCAGGTGGGTGAACAGGCCTACCGGCAGGTAGCGGACCGCCTGGCAGAACAGGCCGGGCATGCTAAAGAGTGGCGGGACCGAATCAATACGTACTTTTTTCGGAAGAGCGGCATTGCCGATCAATGGGGAAGAACCATCTATTAA
- a CDS encoding ABC transporter substrate-binding protein, translating into MLKWKRSLTVLAMTALLGTMTACGGGNNNNAESSAEPAGTNTAATAAPSNEPVKLRIMWWGSQPRHEATLAALDLYTKNNPNVTFEPEYSGMDGYLDKLSTQAAANNAPDIVQLDPGWVPDWMSRKQLTELAPEVDVSKFDSKLLAGGQLDGKQYAVPLGSVAFGMVYDKAAMDKLGIANPANGWTWDDFFALAKESKAKLPSGQYFTLDYAGNYFMYSAYQYAKGKGQVITDDGHFNVDQAAYLEWTKKFEELRKEGLVPPADVNASDKENDPQMDLLAAGKVLFRYSFSNNLGTWDSIKPGAYALVTMPRAEEAGGWLKPSMYLSVSKNSKHAEEAKKFINWFVNDQEAGKILQTFRGLPANKEISTSLEASMSDLDKVGLELLRATEKDGQTWSAGAGGWTNFIDKDWVLVRDQLSFGKVTPEKAFEQLKEAAQSYEK; encoded by the coding sequence ATGTTGAAATGGAAGCGTTCTCTTACAGTCTTGGCCATGACAGCCTTGCTGGGGACGATGACAGCATGCGGCGGCGGGAACAATAACAATGCAGAATCTTCTGCAGAACCTGCCGGCACGAATACTGCCGCAACGGCTGCACCAAGCAATGAACCGGTTAAGCTGCGCATTATGTGGTGGGGTTCCCAGCCGCGCCACGAGGCAACCCTGGCTGCGCTGGACTTGTACACAAAAAACAACCCGAATGTTACGTTTGAGCCGGAGTATTCCGGCATGGATGGATACCTGGACAAATTATCGACTCAAGCTGCGGCTAATAACGCACCGGATATCGTTCAGCTTGATCCGGGCTGGGTGCCGGACTGGATGTCCCGTAAGCAATTAACTGAGCTGGCACCTGAGGTGGATGTCAGCAAATTCGACTCCAAATTACTGGCCGGAGGTCAGCTTGACGGCAAGCAATATGCGGTACCTCTGGGTTCGGTAGCGTTCGGCATGGTGTATGACAAAGCCGCTATGGATAAGCTCGGGATTGCGAATCCGGCCAATGGCTGGACTTGGGATGACTTCTTCGCTTTGGCGAAGGAATCCAAAGCCAAACTGCCGAGCGGACAATATTTTACCCTGGATTATGCAGGCAACTACTTTATGTATTCGGCCTACCAATACGCCAAAGGTAAAGGTCAGGTTATCACGGATGATGGTCATTTCAACGTAGATCAGGCTGCCTACCTGGAATGGACCAAGAAATTTGAAGAGCTGCGCAAGGAAGGGCTGGTTCCTCCGGCGGACGTAAACGCATCTGACAAGGAAAATGATCCGCAAATGGACTTGCTGGCAGCGGGCAAAGTGTTGTTCCGGTACAGCTTCTCCAACAACCTGGGGACATGGGACAGTATTAAACCAGGCGCTTACGCACTTGTAACTATGCCGCGTGCGGAAGAAGCAGGCGGATGGTTGAAACCGTCGATGTACCTGTCTGTCTCCAAAAACTCCAAGCATGCCGAAGAAGCCAAAAAATTCATCAACTGGTTTGTGAATGATCAGGAGGCGGGCAAGATTCTGCAAACCTTCCGCGGCCTGCCGGCCAACAAGGAAATTTCCACTTCCCTGGAAGCAAGCATGAGCGATCTGGACAAGGTTGGATTAGAACTCCTCCGTGCCACGGAAAAGGATGGCCAGACCTGGTCTGCTGGAGCAGGAGGCTGGACGAACTTTATTGACAAGGACTGGGTGCTTGTCCGGGATCAGCTTAGCTTTGGAAAAGTCACACCCGAGAAAGCCTTTGAGCAGTTGAAAGAAGCCGCACAATCTTACGAAAAATAA
- a CDS encoding carbohydrate ABC transporter permease — protein MEVIPTEGTVKRFGKPGTGRMRKQSFYDNIAGYLFISPMLILTTTLVIIPILLSGVISFSDWNFVSGIEGFHFVGVDNYTRLMQDESFHRSLINNLIMIAVVPVAMFLALVLAALINKATYFKTFFKVIYFMPFISSFVAIALLWRVLYHPNNGPINGFLRSIGVENPPLWLADPKFALISVMIIMVWTSLGFNMVIYLAGLQNISRDLYEAADVDGATPLRQFFRITLPLLSPTSFFLLITGIVGSFKVFDLIMVLTNGGPAGSTSVIVFYLYEVAFINLESGYASAMGIILLILILLVTLIQWVGQKKWVNY, from the coding sequence ATGGAGGTTATTCCTACAGAGGGGACGGTTAAGCGGTTCGGCAAGCCGGGAACCGGGAGAATGCGTAAGCAATCTTTTTACGACAACATTGCGGGGTATTTATTTATTTCACCCATGCTCATTCTAACCACAACCTTGGTGATCATTCCAATTCTCTTATCCGGTGTGATTAGTTTCTCAGATTGGAATTTTGTATCCGGGATTGAAGGGTTTCATTTTGTTGGAGTAGACAATTACACACGGCTGATGCAGGACGAATCTTTTCATCGTTCGTTGATCAACAACCTTATCATGATTGCCGTGGTACCGGTAGCCATGTTTCTGGCTTTGGTATTGGCTGCTTTGATAAATAAAGCCACGTATTTCAAAACGTTTTTCAAAGTGATTTATTTTATGCCCTTTATTTCGAGTTTTGTGGCCATTGCTTTATTGTGGAGAGTGCTGTATCACCCCAACAATGGTCCTATCAATGGATTTCTTAGGTCTATAGGTGTGGAGAACCCTCCCCTGTGGTTGGCAGATCCCAAGTTTGCTCTAATCTCGGTCATGATTATCATGGTGTGGACTTCGCTGGGCTTTAATATGGTTATTTATCTGGCGGGACTGCAAAATATTTCGCGGGATTTATATGAAGCGGCTGATGTGGACGGTGCAACACCGCTCAGACAATTCTTCAGAATTACCCTACCCTTGCTATCGCCTACCTCCTTTTTCCTGTTGATTACAGGGATTGTTGGATCCTTCAAAGTGTTTGATCTGATTATGGTGCTGACCAACGGTGGCCCGGCAGGTTCAACCTCAGTGATTGTATTTTATTTATACGAGGTTGCTTTTATTAACCTGGAGTCGGGTTACGCATCTGCTATGGGGATTATTCTGCTGATTCTCATCCTGCTGGTGACCTTGATTCAATGGGTCGGACAGAAGAAATGGGTCAATTACTAG